Sequence from the Deltaproteobacteria bacterium CG11_big_fil_rev_8_21_14_0_20_49_13 genome:
GGTTCCCGTCTTAAATGTTGCCTGCTGGTCCGCCTGTTGCGGCTGTAAGGTCGGTATCTTCAGCTTGGCGAACTGTCTCAGAGTATCAATCTGCATCGACTGGTTCTTTATCTCCACCCTCAAAAGCTTCGCCTGTTTGATCTTCGGTATGTAGAACCACCTCGCAAAGGCGACAACTATGAGCAGGAGAATGATAATGAAATATATCCTCTCTCTGGAACCTGCCTCCTGCTTTAGATCAAACTGTGAGTCGGTCTCCATAATATCACCACTCCGCCTTTGGGAACAATGTCTCCGAATTTATTATAAAAGAGTACCCGTCCGCACCTCTTTGAGATTTCACCAGGACCGTGTTCTGAAAATATTCCGACTCCTCAAGCGAGTTCACGAGCTGTGCTATCGACGCGTGACTTACGCTCTTACCCGACATCTCAAGTTTCCTCCGATCGGAGAGATCTCCGATATTACTGGACCGAATGTTATCGAACCATACCTGCTTTGGCATCCTCTTTGACATCTCGGAAAGGACGCTTGACCATGCCGGCATCTTCACAAAAAGGCTCGCAAGAGAGGTGACGGAACCGACGTTCTTTGTCTGCGCTATCTGCATTGCGGCCAAAGTCTTTTCTTTTTGTATAGTAAGCACCTGGATCTCTTTGTTAGTAGAGGCTATCTTCGACTTCAAATAGGTATTTCGAAGGACAAAGAGGCCGTTCGCAAGGAGGCAGATGACACATACAATGCCCGCAAAAATAAGCATATTGCGATAACTGATCGCATACGGGGTCTTCTCTATGAAATTTACCCTTTGTATCATCTGCTCATTCCCTAGGCAAAGCAAGCCCAACCGCAACTGCATATAACTGCGGGTTCGGGATCTTTCCTCCGACAATGCTGATATCTATTTTTTCGAACGGATCGAATATCTTGGCTGAAACACCCAAATTTTTGGAGATATGCTCGCAGATACCGGGGATCATGCTTCCCCCGCCCGCAAGATAAATGGCACCGACCTTATCCGTATGGAACTGAAGACAGAAGGCATCGATGGACCGCTGAACCTCGATCACCATCTGGCTCAGGAACTGCGAGACGGCGGTCGAAAACTTTTGCTCGACCTGTTCGCCGGGCTTTGAAATATAGGCCTTTATAAGGTCTATGGCGGCCTCATCATTTATGAGCATTTCCTTGGAGATCGACTTGATGAGCCAATTTACACCGGCATTAGCGATAGGCCTTGAAAAGAGGAGAAGACCGTTACCTAACACAACGAAATTTGCAAGGGTCCCGCCCATATCTATAATAACGCTGAACTTATCCTTCTCCCACCCGACACTGTGATCAAAAGCGGAAAGCAGGGCCGTTGCGTTCGGTTCTACAAAAACGGGCTTGAGACCTATCAGCTTTGTCACCTTTATCAATTTTTCGACCGCGTCGTTAGCGACGGCGAATGCCAGGACCGGTCTTTTATCACCGTTCACCTTCATATCACCGTAGCCGGAGTAATCGACGCTGAATTTTTCTATCGGACCATCCACATACTCCCTAAAGTTCCATCTTATGGCTATCTTCATGTCACCTTTAGGCATCTCTGGCAGGTCCATACGCCTTATCCTCAAGCTTTTGTCCTCGACGTTAAGGCTTACGTTATGACCGGAAAGCCCGTGTTCCTTAAGAAATGCCTTCGCCCTTTGTATGCAAATGGTATGTTCGGATAGAGGGTCCGTATCGATTAGACCGAACGATTCAAGTTTTGCCAACCCGTTGTCGTCCTTTATATAGACGACCTTAAGCGAAGCAGTACCAATGTCACAACCAAGCACGTTCTTCGGCTTCAGAAAGTTTTTAAAAAGTTCGTTCATTCGGACAGCCCCTCTATCCTTTCTTTGACCTTGGTGATCAGCGAATCGTCCTTGGTGTCAGTGAATTGAAGGAATGATTTATAGTTGGCAATGGCCTCCTTGAAGTTTCCTTCTCCGTCGTTTAGAACCCCGAGATTAAAATAGGCATCGGCATAGGTATTGTCTGCCACTATCGCCCGTTTAAGGTATATCACCGCCTCCAAAGGATCGCCCGACGACGTCTTCAGAACGCCTAAATTATTGAGACATTCGGGATAGTTTGGTTTCAACTGTATGGCCCTCTTGTAAAAGCTCTCGGCCTTGGCAAAATCGTTCTTCTTTTTGTAGATAAGTCCTATGTTGTTGTAGATGACAGGATCGTTCGGATTCTTCGTTTCAGCCTCTATGAACTTTGAAAGGGCTTCATCGTACTTCCCCTCACTGAAAAATATCTTTCCTTCTTCAAGCGCCTCATTGAGGGTCGACGGCGGCGGTAATGCCTGCAGTAGCGGAGATTGCATATCAGGAGGCGGGTGAACAGCCGGTTGCACAACGGTCGGAAGTCGATTTTGCGGAAAGGTAGAGCTATTGTAAATGAACCTCTTGTAGACCGTAAAGAGAAGCGCAAGAGCCACCACGATCAGAAGAACGATGACCCTTGGCGTCAATTGTTGTTTGATGCTTCCGAGCCTATCCCCGACAAATTGTTCAACCGGAGGCTCGGGAGCTTTCGGCCTGTCATTTCCTTCGGCCTTTTTTAAGGCTTTGTGTATAAGCGACATAATAGTCTGTTTACCTTTAGATTTTTTAGCGCACTAAGCCAACCGGTGCGGGGCGCTACCACTCCGATATCCTTTACGGCCCTTCTTATTATATCACCGGAAATGGTCGCGGTGTCTGCAACATAGGCCGCCATTAGGGCCCTGTCGCAGATTATATTTACAAGCCTTGGAAAACCCTTTGTACTCCGCCATATCGCCTTATAAGCAGTTGCATCGAAGAATATCTTATTAAGGCCGCCAGCGAGCGTCACTCTGTGATTTATATATCTCACCATCTCAACAAATTGCAGAGGAACGAGGTTCGCCCTTACCGTTATTCGCTGGTTAAGCTGTCTTAATTCATACGTCTCAAGCTTTTTTGTAAGTTCGGGCTGACCTACAAGGACTATCTGCAAAAGCTTTGCGCGGTCGGTCTCGATATTGGTGAGCATCCTGAGCATCTCTAAGGATTCAACGGAGAGGTTCTGCGCCTCGTCAATTATGACAACGGCGTTCTTACCGGTTGATGCAGAATCGAGAAGGAACTTATTGAGAGATTCTATCTGGCGTTGCGGCGATAGAACTCTGGTGGCGCATCCAAAGTCCTTGTTTA
This genomic interval carries:
- a CDS encoding ATPase, which encodes MLLSVAGGSRIMYLTYFGLQDKPFSITPDSKYLFLTKQYESALDALEYSVRERLGFSVLTGEVGTGKTTIARTFLSKLGDGFESALLVNPLLSIPEMLQAINKDFGCATRVLSPQRQIESLNKFLLDSASTGKNAVVIIDEAQNLSVESLEMLRMLTNIETDRAKLLQIVLVGQPELTKKLETYELRQLNQRITVRANLVPLQFVEMVRYINHRVTLAGGLNKIFFDATAYKAIWRSTKGFPRLVNIICDRALMAAYVADTATISGDIIRRAVKDIGVVAPRTGWLSALKNLKVNRLLCRLYTKP